Proteins from one Deltaproteobacteria bacterium CG11_big_fil_rev_8_21_14_0_20_42_23 genomic window:
- a CDS encoding peptide chain release factor 3 encodes MASSEIQHEISRRRTFAIISHPDAGKTTITEKLLLFGNAIHMAGVVKAKRAKHFAKSDWMEIEKQRGISVASSVMQFTYKNYEINLLDTPGHEDFSEDTYRVLTAVDCALMVIDSAKGIETQTKKLFEVCRDRNLPIITFINKLDREGRDPFDLIDQIEKELNLPCFPFSWPIGQGMDFKGVYDIDKKQVRLFEAGAKTTQFETEVFTDIQDKNLNKKIDDHLLQKLKDDLELIEGAGAEFKKEHFLAGNVSPVFFGSALNNFGVQEMLESFINLAPQPLPRKAESRVVDPSEKNFTGLIFKIQANMDPKHRDRVAFMRICSGEFVQGMNIYHVRKERTFKLNNAIQFMSQDRKNVDTAYAGDIIGINDRGNLMIGDTITQGEKLQFTGIPFFSPEIFCRVELKNPIKVKQLHKGLEQLSEEGASQIFHRKHTSETIIGLVGTLQLEVVKFRLLNEYSADADFLPINANLSRWFHSKDKKKLDEFIQYHHAQVVYDRRDYPLVLLENEWRLHYLQDKNPDLSFYSSLIAYERDAL; translated from the coding sequence ATGGCTAGCTCAGAAATTCAACACGAAATAAGCCGCAGACGTACGTTTGCCATTATCTCGCATCCTGATGCCGGAAAAACCACCATCACCGAAAAATTACTTCTTTTTGGAAATGCCATTCACATGGCTGGCGTGGTAAAAGCAAAACGCGCAAAGCATTTTGCAAAATCGGACTGGATGGAAATTGAAAAGCAACGCGGCATTTCAGTTGCTTCTTCAGTGATGCAGTTCACCTACAAAAATTATGAAATCAATTTGCTTGATACTCCAGGCCACGAAGATTTCAGCGAAGACACTTACCGCGTACTCACCGCAGTTGACTGCGCTCTCATGGTCATCGATTCCGCAAAAGGAATTGAAACGCAAACCAAAAAACTGTTCGAAGTTTGCCGAGATAGAAATCTGCCCATTATTACCTTCATTAACAAACTTGATCGTGAAGGAAGAGACCCGTTCGACCTCATTGATCAAATTGAAAAAGAATTGAACCTCCCCTGTTTTCCTTTCTCATGGCCTATTGGCCAAGGCATGGACTTCAAAGGTGTTTACGATATCGACAAAAAGCAAGTGCGACTTTTTGAAGCTGGCGCAAAAACAACTCAGTTTGAAACTGAAGTCTTCACCGATATCCAAGATAAAAATCTGAACAAAAAAATTGACGATCACCTTCTTCAAAAATTGAAAGATGATCTCGAACTCATTGAAGGAGCTGGAGCTGAATTTAAAAAAGAACATTTTTTGGCAGGCAATGTAAGCCCCGTTTTTTTTGGATCAGCGCTTAATAATTTTGGAGTTCAAGAAATGCTTGAAAGCTTCATCAATCTTGCGCCACAACCTTTACCTCGAAAAGCCGAAAGCAGAGTTGTTGATCCTTCCGAAAAAAACTTCACCGGTCTCATTTTTAAAATTCAAGCCAACATGGATCCTAAACATCGGGACCGTGTAGCTTTTATGCGCATTTGCTCGGGTGAGTTTGTACAAGGCATGAACATTTATCACGTTCGAAAAGAGCGCACTTTCAAGCTCAACAATGCCATTCAGTTTATGTCTCAAGATAGAAAAAATGTAGACACTGCTTATGCTGGAGATATTATTGGTATTAATGATCGCGGGAACTTGATGATTGGTGACACCATCACGCAAGGTGAAAAACTTCAGTTTACAGGCATTCCCTTTTTCTCTCCCGAAATTTTTTGCCGCGTTGAACTCAAAAACCCCATCAAAGTGAAACAGCTTCACAAAGGCTTGGAACAACTTTCAGAAGAAGGTGCTTCTCAAATTTTCCACCGAAAGCATACTTCCGAAACCATCATTGGACTTGTGGGAACACTTCAACTTGAAGTAGTGAAATTTAGACTTCTTAACGAATACAGTGCTGATGCAGATTTCCTGCCCATCAACGCAAACCTTTCTCGCTGGTTTCATTCCAAAGATAAGAAAAAGTTGGATGAGTTTATCCAATATCATCATGCACAAGTGGTTTACGACAGACGAGATTATCCTCTTGTTTTGTTGGAAAATGAATGGCGCCTCCATTACTTGCAAGATAAAAACCCTGACCTTAGCTTTTATTCAAGCCTCATCGCCTATGAACGTGATGCGCTTTGA
- a CDS encoding ABC transporter ATP-binding protein produces the protein MAVALEIHQLKKHYGSLVALNNLELSISEGEFFGLLGPNGAGKTTLIKTIIGLARRTSGSIKVFGKDVEKDYLYTRKMIGVAAQEPNIDHYSPIQRVLEFQGGYHGMNKNDRREKALALLKQFGLIEKRKAMFKFLSGGMQRRVMIARSMMGSPKILILDEPSAGVDVEQRHELWNALRDVNKQGVTIILTTHYIDEAEELCERIGIINKGEIELMGNPQQLINKYCDQYFMVNGEKRKTLEGHDVRDVEVKQGSLEEVFLKVIGKSMHECEQDSEASKDVSL, from the coding sequence ATGGCAGTGGCACTCGAAATTCATCAGCTCAAAAAACATTACGGCTCATTAGTTGCGCTCAATAATCTTGAACTCAGTATTTCAGAAGGTGAATTTTTCGGCTTACTTGGTCCAAACGGAGCTGGAAAAACAACCTTGATCAAAACGATTATTGGTTTAGCACGAAGAACATCAGGTTCTATAAAGGTGTTTGGAAAAGATGTGGAAAAAGATTATCTCTATACACGAAAAATGATTGGCGTTGCGGCGCAAGAACCAAATATAGACCACTACTCGCCAATTCAACGTGTGCTTGAGTTTCAGGGCGGCTATCATGGCATGAATAAAAATGATCGAAGGGAAAAAGCTTTGGCTTTGCTGAAACAATTTGGCCTCATCGAAAAAAGAAAAGCGATGTTCAAATTTCTTTCTGGCGGAATGCAGCGAAGAGTGATGATTGCACGTTCCATGATGGGATCACCAAAAATCCTCATTCTCGACGAACCCAGCGCTGGAGTTGATGTAGAGCAGCGTCACGAATTATGGAATGCACTTCGCGATGTGAACAAACAGGGTGTGACCATCATTCTTACCACACACTATATTGATGAAGCTGAAGAATTGTGTGAACGCATTGGCATTATTAATAAAGGCGAAATTGAACTTATGGGAAATCCACAACAACTGATCAACAAGTATTGCGATCAGTATTTTATGGTGAATGGTGAAAAACGCAAAACCTTAGAAGGTCACGATGTGCGTGATGTAGAAGTAAAACAAGGTTCGCTTGAAGAAGTATTTTTAAAAGTGATTGGAAAATCTATGCATGAATGTGAGCAAGACAGTGAAGCCTCGAAGGATGTTAGTTTATGA
- a CDS encoding ABC transporter permease has product MKRSLVPFLTLVERESYRIFRLFKQTVVPPVITTVLFILIFGFSLGSRIHEIDGFSYILYILPGLAGMGVLTNAFSNTTTSIFLAKLDKSIQGILTAPLSYVEIVLAFVLGGVVRGVVVGCITLLVAYGITDLAIASPFLTLLIFILSSFCFSAFGVSAALWAEEWDQMATLMNFVLTPLTYLGGVFYSVQMLPPVWKYISLCNPLFYMIDATRYAVLGTADQPIVVSLSVLLGFSVFAFALALVLFKRGYKIVV; this is encoded by the coding sequence ATGAAAAGATCACTTGTTCCTTTTTTGACTCTTGTAGAAAGAGAGTCGTATCGCATTTTCAGATTATTTAAGCAGACAGTTGTTCCTCCTGTGATTACCACGGTATTGTTTATCCTCATTTTTGGTTTTTCACTTGGATCTAGAATTCATGAAATTGATGGCTTCTCTTATATTCTCTATATCCTGCCTGGATTAGCGGGTATGGGAGTTCTGACGAATGCGTTTTCAAATACAACCACCTCAATTTTTTTGGCAAAACTCGACAAGTCCATTCAAGGTATTCTCACAGCTCCACTTTCGTATGTTGAAATTGTTTTAGCTTTTGTCTTGGGAGGAGTTGTTCGTGGTGTCGTGGTGGGATGTATTACATTACTTGTCGCCTATGGTATTACAGATCTTGCCATTGCATCTCCTTTTCTTACCTTGCTCATTTTTATTCTTTCTTCTTTTTGCTTCAGTGCTTTTGGAGTGTCGGCTGCGCTGTGGGCTGAAGAGTGGGATCAAATGGCAACGCTGATGAATTTTGTTTTAACGCCACTTACGTATCTTGGTGGTGTGTTTTATTCTGTGCAAATGCTTCCACCAGTTTGGAAATACATCTCACTGTGCAATCCTCTTTTCTACATGATTGATGCCACACGATATGCAGTCTTGGGAACTGCAGACCAGCCAATAGTTGTAAGTCTTTCTGTTTTGCTGGGTTTTAGTGTTTTTGCTTTTGCCTTGGCTCTCGTTCTTTTTAAACGTGGGTACAAAATTGTAGTATAA
- a CDS encoding AAA family ATPase, with translation MKNEPSQELKDIFKTLEKKTEHVFITGGAGTGKSTLLQYFREKTKKNCAALAPTGVAAVNIKGQTIHSFFGFKPNVTLEKAKKAAKTLLKNEKGELYKKLDCLIIDEISMVRADLIDCIDQFLRLVRGDGYTPFGGVQLLFFGDLYQLPPIVPPLEAEKFYQLYSSPYFFDSHVFGEIHLTRIELTQAYRQHEPEFISILHKIREKKVTPQDLDWLNQQCCGKKPDHLAVYLTPLNRKAFGINEQKLTTLSGKEMMYQAELTGKFDQKALPTEIELNLKVDAQVMLLNNDPHNRWVNGSVGTLLRLGKDSVSVELENGSVHEIEPHTWELFEYELEGKKLQTKSVGSFTQLPLKLAWALTIHKSQGKTFEQVVVDLSTGTFASGQAYVALSRCRTLAGLSLVKPLRVHHILVDAKVGQFMSLE, from the coding sequence ATGAAAAATGAACCAAGCCAAGAATTAAAGGATATTTTTAAAACCTTAGAGAAAAAAACGGAACATGTTTTTATAACGGGTGGTGCAGGAACGGGCAAATCAACGCTGCTTCAGTATTTTCGGGAAAAGACAAAAAAGAACTGTGCCGCACTGGCGCCAACTGGTGTTGCAGCGGTGAACATCAAAGGGCAAACTATTCATTCTTTTTTCGGCTTCAAGCCAAATGTGACCTTGGAAAAAGCAAAAAAAGCTGCAAAGACTTTGCTGAAAAATGAAAAGGGCGAGCTCTACAAAAAGCTAGATTGCCTTATCATTGACGAAATTTCCATGGTGCGGGCCGACCTGATAGACTGCATAGATCAGTTTTTGCGCCTTGTTCGCGGAGATGGCTACACTCCTTTTGGGGGAGTGCAGCTTTTGTTTTTTGGTGATCTTTACCAACTTCCTCCCATTGTTCCTCCGCTTGAGGCTGAAAAATTTTATCAGCTTTATTCAAGCCCATATTTTTTTGATTCACACGTTTTTGGCGAGATCCATTTAACGCGCATTGAATTGACACAAGCTTATCGTCAACATGAACCAGAATTTATTTCCATCCTTCACAAAATTCGTGAAAAAAAAGTAACGCCACAAGATCTTGATTGGCTCAATCAACAGTGCTGCGGAAAAAAACCAGATCATTTGGCAGTTTACCTTACACCACTCAACCGCAAAGCCTTTGGTATCAACGAACAGAAGCTGACCACACTTTCTGGAAAAGAAATGATGTATCAAGCTGAGCTGACGGGAAAGTTCGATCAAAAAGCTCTTCCCACTGAAATTGAATTGAACCTCAAAGTGGATGCGCAAGTAATGTTGCTGAACAATGATCCTCATAACAGATGGGTGAATGGCAGCGTTGGCACTCTTTTGCGTTTGGGAAAAGACAGCGTTTCAGTTGAACTTGAAAACGGAAGTGTGCACGAAATTGAACCGCATACGTGGGAATTGTTTGAATATGAACTCGAAGGCAAAAAACTGCAGACGAAAAGTGTGGGTTCGTTCACTCAGCTTCCGCTTAAATTGGCGTGGGCACTTACCATTCACAAAAGCCAAGGGAAAACGTTTGAGCAGGTGGTGGTAGACTTGAGCACAGGCACCTTTGCTTCGGGCCAAGCCTATGTGGCGCTTAGCAGATGTAGAACGCTCGCGGGTTTAAGCTTGGTGAAGCCGCTGCGCGTACATCACATTTTAGTGGATGCAAAAGTAGGGCAATTTATGAGTTTAGAGTAA
- a CDS encoding peptidylprolyl isomerase: MSKRIVTIHYQLTNQEGEVIDSSRNGDAFSYLEGRKQIIPGLEEAVKTMNNGDKKEVFIPASEAYGEYNEKFVFKIPREDVPLEDIEIGAELQAAEGELEGQVFRVTELSDDLVTLDANHPLAGVDLCFDVELIETRAATQEEMDHGHAHGDGCCE, encoded by the coding sequence ATGTCGAAACGCATTGTGACCATTCACTACCAACTCACCAATCAAGAAGGTGAAGTAATAGACTCTTCACGAAACGGTGATGCGTTTTCTTACCTTGAAGGCAGAAAACAAATTATTCCCGGCTTGGAAGAAGCGGTGAAAACTATGAACAATGGCGATAAAAAAGAAGTGTTTATCCCAGCGTCGGAAGCTTACGGTGAATACAACGAAAAATTCGTCTTCAAAATTCCAAGAGAAGATGTTCCCCTCGAGGACATTGAAATTGGAGCCGAGCTTCAAGCTGCCGAAGGCGAGCTGGAAGGTCAAGTTTTTCGCGTTACCGAGTTGAGTGATGACCTTGTTACGTTGGATGCCAACCATCCACTAGCTGGCGTCGATCTTTGCTTCGATGTGGAATTAATTGAAACACGCGCAGCAACCCAAGAAGAGATGGATCACGGCCACGCCCACGGCGACGGTTGCTGTGAGTAG
- the thiL gene encoding thiamine-phosphate kinase encodes MPSSSFHHEESFYTYLRKVFSSHRHQREAGIGDDCAVLPLDKTSSLLVSTDQLIENIHFKLKFISAQELGKKSMLVNISDISAMGGNPCCAFVSLGLPKSISKKWIKDFYKGLKKISDAAEIKVLGGDTSTSPKHVFINITIMGKIKTAKIKYRNGAKANDFLYVTSTLGDSALGLQLLLKQKTFSAVEKKLVSSHLSPRLFLREGQWLATQKEVHAMMDISDGLDLDLRRMLSASSVGARVELEDIPLSAAFQTLVQRKKLPPYPLALCGGEDYALLFSVDGKKSKSFEAKYASAFGHKPFCIGMCQKGKKLEYSQKGKPFTLKSSGFDHFKP; translated from the coding sequence ATGCCTTCGTCGTCATTTCATCATGAAGAAAGTTTTTACACTTACCTTCGAAAAGTTTTTTCCAGCCACCGTCATCAACGGGAAGCAGGCATTGGAGATGACTGTGCGGTGTTGCCTCTTGATAAAACTTCATCGCTTTTAGTTAGCACCGATCAGCTGATTGAAAACATTCACTTCAAGCTCAAGTTCATTTCGGCACAAGAACTTGGGAAAAAAAGTATGCTGGTGAATATCAGTGACATTTCAGCCATGGGCGGAAACCCTTGTTGCGCCTTCGTTAGCCTTGGACTTCCAAAATCAATTTCAAAAAAGTGGATTAAAGATTTTTATAAAGGCCTGAAAAAAATTTCAGATGCAGCTGAAATAAAAGTCTTAGGTGGAGACACAAGCACATCTCCCAAGCATGTTTTTATCAATATCACCATTATGGGAAAGATAAAAACGGCGAAGATAAAATATCGAAATGGCGCAAAAGCAAATGATTTCCTGTATGTCACTTCAACATTGGGGGATTCAGCACTTGGATTGCAGCTGCTGTTGAAACAGAAAACATTTTCAGCCGTGGAAAAAAAGCTTGTTTCATCTCATCTTTCACCGCGCCTTTTTCTGCGCGAAGGACAATGGCTGGCAACACAAAAAGAAGTGCACGCCATGATGGACATTTCGGATGGGCTCGATCTGGACCTCCGAAGAATGCTATCGGCTTCTTCCGTGGGAGCGCGTGTTGAGCTTGAAGATATTCCGCTTTCCGCAGCATTTCAAACGCTTGTTCAGCGAAAGAAACTCCCACCTTATCCTTTGGCTCTTTGCGGCGGAGAGGATTATGCGCTACTCTTCAGCGTGGATGGCAAAAAAAGCAAATCCTTTGAAGCCAAGTATGCATCAGCGTTTGGCCACAAGCCTTTCTGCATTGGAATGTGCCAAAAAGGAAAAAAGCTCGAATACTCACAAAAGGGAAAGCCCTTCACCCTCAAAAGCTCTGGCTTTGACCATTTTAAGCCTTAA